In a genomic window of Sutcliffiella sp. FSL R7-0096:
- a CDS encoding iron ABC transporter permease has translation MKNYKTFRLGKDNLSFFIDKKAILTIVSLALAVIALFILSTGMGDMKISPWNVIKVFFGQGDSMETLVVQSFRLPRIIIALLVGISLAVAGAILQGIIRNPLASPDIIGLTGGASTAVVLFLALFSDSNNSLTVSIQWLPLSAFVGATAIAIIVYSLAWKNGLSPIRLVLIGIGISTLMQALTTLFMLLGPIYRASQANIWITGTVYGSNWSHVKILLPWTVLLVIVSIMAVRQLNIQELGDEVATGVGGAVNKHRMGLLFLSTALTGGAVAFAGGIGFVGLMAPHIARRLVGSSFGVLIPTSAFIGAFLVMLADLIGRTLFSPLEIPAGVFTASIGAPYFIYLLYKTRNS, from the coding sequence ATGAAGAATTACAAAACGTTTCGACTAGGAAAAGATAACTTATCCTTTTTTATAGATAAAAAAGCGATTCTCACCATTGTCAGTTTAGCACTGGCTGTAATCGCCCTTTTCATCTTAAGTACAGGGATGGGGGACATGAAGATCTCGCCTTGGAATGTCATAAAAGTATTCTTTGGTCAAGGAGACTCCATGGAAACGCTAGTTGTCCAATCATTCAGGCTACCACGGATCATCATTGCGCTGCTCGTCGGAATTTCGCTTGCGGTTGCCGGTGCCATTTTACAGGGCATAATTCGGAACCCGCTCGCATCTCCTGATATTATAGGATTGACTGGCGGTGCTTCGACAGCGGTTGTCTTGTTTCTAGCTCTTTTCAGTGATAGCAACAACTCTTTGACTGTTAGCATCCAATGGCTGCCATTAAGTGCATTTGTCGGCGCGACGGCCATCGCGATCATTGTTTATTCCCTTGCATGGAAAAACGGATTATCACCGATTAGGCTAGTGCTGATCGGCATCGGGATTTCCACGTTAATGCAGGCATTGACTACGTTATTCATGTTACTTGGTCCCATTTATCGAGCAAGCCAAGCGAACATTTGGATCACTGGAACAGTATATGGCTCGAACTGGAGTCATGTAAAAATATTATTGCCTTGGACTGTCCTGCTTGTTATCGTCAGCATAATGGCAGTAAGGCAATTGAACATACAGGAACTTGGAGATGAGGTGGCAACAGGAGTTGGCGGTGCTGTCAACAAGCACAGAATGGGCCTTCTATTTCTGAGTACGGCATTAACAGGTGGAGCGGTTGCTTTTGCAGGGGGCATTGGATTTGTTGGATTGATGGCTCCCCACATTGCCCGCAGGCTAGTCGGCTCTTCTTTCGGAGTATTGATTCCAACATCGGCATTTATCGGAGCATTTCTTGTCATGCTCGCCGATTTGATCGGCCGAACCCTGTTCTCACCACTTGAAATTCCAGCAGGTGTATTTACCGCATCAATCGGAGCGCCATACTTTATTTATCTGCTTTACAAAACGAGAAATTCTTAA
- a CDS encoding ABC transporter ATP-binding protein has translation MHALETQSLTLSYGESIIIEELDLQIPKGEITVFIGGNGCGKSTLLRSLARLLKPSQGNVLLEGKAISGQSTKDIAKQLAILPQGPTAPEGLSVLQLVKQGRYPYQSWLKQWSEHDEKVVWDSLRATGMEELAERTVDSLSGGQRQRAWIAMTLAQETDVILLDEPTTYLDLTHQIEILDLLFELNEKENRTIIMVLHDLNLACRYAHHLVAIRDKQIYAQGKPEEVINCDLVKNVFDMNCQVTTDPLFGTPLCIPHGRGRCLVPNLEGLRA, from the coding sequence ATGCATGCATTAGAAACCCAGTCACTTACATTATCCTATGGTGAATCCATCATTATAGAGGAATTAGATCTGCAAATCCCTAAAGGGGAGATTACGGTCTTTATCGGTGGAAATGGCTGTGGAAAATCCACCTTGCTTCGTTCGTTAGCTCGTTTGTTAAAGCCAAGTCAAGGAAATGTGCTCCTTGAAGGAAAGGCGATATCTGGCCAATCCACAAAGGACATTGCCAAACAACTTGCCATCCTTCCACAAGGTCCGACTGCACCGGAAGGGTTATCCGTGCTTCAACTGGTAAAACAAGGAAGGTATCCATACCAGTCGTGGTTAAAGCAATGGTCAGAGCATGATGAGAAGGTGGTCTGGGACTCCCTTCGTGCAACTGGCATGGAGGAATTGGCAGAAAGAACGGTCGATTCCTTATCCGGTGGGCAGCGTCAGCGCGCATGGATTGCCATGACACTTGCCCAAGAGACGGATGTGATCTTGTTGGATGAGCCGACAACTTATCTGGACCTTACTCATCAAATCGAAATACTAGATTTGCTTTTCGAACTGAATGAAAAAGAAAACCGTACTATCATCATGGTGCTTCATGATCTTAACCTTGCTTGCCGCTATGCACACCACTTAGTTGCCATCCGTGATAAGCAGATTTATGCTCAAGGCAAGCCGGAGGAAGTAATTAACTGTGACCTTGTGAAAAATGTTTTTGATATGAATTGCCAGGTTACAACAGATCCGCTTTTTGGCACACCATTATGCATTCCGCACGGTCGCGGTAGATGCCTAGTGCCTAATTTGGAAGGGCTGAGAGCATGA
- a CDS encoding iron ABC transporter permease, whose product MLLQKNSHKILGLIIGVILLFFSFVASIIYGYTNTSLSLAIDAFRNFDGSNEHIIIQSVRLPRAIIAAIVGGSLAIAGLWMQALTKNPLASPGIFGINAGASFFVVVAVSFFSVTSLQTYTWLAFAGAALAAFAVYFIGSIGREGLTPMKLTLAGAAFAAMFSSLTQGLLVVNETALDQVLFWLAGSVQGRSLNMVYAVLPYIAVAWIASFFIGKKINLLAMGDDVATSLGVKTGIVKLTAAVIIILLAGGAVAIAGPIVFIGIVIPHVARYFVGNDHRWLAPYCGILGGILLLTADIGARYVIMPQEVPVGVMTAIIGTPFFIYIARRGFHGK is encoded by the coding sequence ATGTTACTCCAAAAAAATAGCCATAAAATACTGGGATTGATCATAGGAGTAATTCTATTATTCTTCAGTTTTGTGGCAAGCATCATATATGGATATACAAATACGAGCCTGTCACTTGCGATTGATGCATTCCGCAATTTTGATGGATCCAATGAGCATATCATCATTCAATCTGTTCGCCTTCCTAGGGCGATCATAGCCGCCATAGTAGGCGGAAGCCTGGCAATTGCCGGCCTATGGATGCAGGCATTAACCAAGAATCCATTGGCATCCCCGGGTATCTTCGGTATTAATGCGGGAGCAAGCTTTTTTGTAGTGGTGGCGGTCTCTTTTTTCTCTGTCACCTCGTTGCAAACATACACCTGGCTTGCTTTTGCGGGAGCCGCACTTGCTGCATTCGCCGTATACTTCATCGGCTCCATTGGCCGGGAGGGTCTGACCCCTATGAAGCTTACACTTGCCGGGGCTGCTTTCGCTGCTATGTTCTCCTCACTTACACAGGGGTTGCTTGTTGTAAATGAGACTGCGTTGGATCAAGTGCTTTTCTGGCTTGCTGGTTCTGTTCAGGGGAGAAGCCTCAATATGGTTTACGCGGTTCTTCCTTATATAGCGGTTGCTTGGATTGCCTCCTTCTTTATAGGAAAAAAGATCAACCTGCTTGCAATGGGGGATGATGTGGCAACAAGTCTTGGAGTGAAAACAGGCATTGTAAAATTAACGGCAGCAGTCATCATCATCCTCCTTGCGGGAGGTGCGGTTGCCATTGCAGGACCCATTGTCTTCATCGGCATCGTCATTCCGCATGTTGCGCGCTACTTTGTAGGGAACGATCATCGCTGGCTTGCTCCATACTGTGGGATTCTAGGAGGCATTCTCCTGTTGACGGCGGATATTGGTGCTCGTTATGTCATCATGCCTCAAGAGGTCCCAGTCGGTGTCATGACAGCCATCATTGGAACTCCATTCTTCATCTACATTGCACGAAGGGGGTTCCATGGAAAATGA
- a CDS encoding 5'-nucleotidase C-terminal domain-containing protein, with the protein MRHHSKRVVMILLAFILVFSNLLPAMNITTYAAENQSTAITVEQAIANNSGTANVEGYIVGTVVSTNNFDLEAPWAQATNLAFADSPNETDIRKMLPVQLPNNSIRTALNLVDNPGNYHAKIQITGSLEAYFSVPGLRSPTAFTIIDGGQDPVPPAEPELITLAEARTKNVGQEVIVQGVVTADNAAIGGGKLSTYIQDETAGINLFSNSLSGFPNLVEGQKVEVRGKIALYNGLLEIMPNSNGIEILAENEALPEPTPITIEDLQSATVAEPLEGQLVTVTGYVSNKPSSPAGGGYNVTLTDNDFNSTTLRVMEGTNAIDALEAGKWYEITAILSQYNTYQILPRKASDIVLASEQPEPPSAAGEYPAVVERVTDGDTIRITSPLFGSQSVRYVNIDTPETYHSIRNDLDQNQMDHGKRATEHMQSLLKAGDEVILKIGDEPTDNYGRILAQVLRKEDRLNTNLEMAREGFAVTYFIWPIGPEEEYNEFQAAVKEAKDAGKGIWSEEDPLLELPTFFRARYENNPLNKPVGNSDTKEYVQPTEWEKVPVEKRIFFWNEAEALAAGFTLAEDGEEPNPNPGELVSVQLLGMNDLHGKIDQTYDLSRDYGIAAAGRMDYVSAYLKDRREQNPNTLIVHAGDMIGGSSPVAALLQDEPVVEIMNEIGFDIGTVGNHEFDEGTEEFLRMVNGGDHPEGKGTEGYQGMNFPNVCANCVWKDSGETFLPPYEILEVGGERIGFIGVNTTATLNMVIPDGIQDITFTNEVQAVNEATDELKEQGIKAIVVLSHMPASQSGETATGDAANLAKNVDDEVDVIFAAHNHEIVNAMVDNKLIVQALDYGKAFSAVDLEIDPETGDIVNKEAEIVFVDQSKMDPDPVVTEILANYENRIAPILNEVVGFAEVAMEGGYGVRGEVGDNALGNLIADGMKAEMDADFALMNGGGIRDNLNQGDITWGELFNIQPFNNVLMKLEIKGADLYTIMNAQLQAPYGPDYSIAGFHYTWDGSTYKVVDITFPDGTPIDKEATYTVVTNNFMATSTGSKYRPIGELGKNPVTGPEDLEATVNFVRSFDGPINYAAEGRISEVGEPGGDIGTVTIAEAREAANGSVVTIEGVVTTISGAWGQKGFYVQDETAGTYVFQNAEDVVPGDVVKVTGTVGSYNGEFQIGSLTAFEKTGTADVPAAQVVTPAELGSSNEGELVSVEGVEISELKSVNNFGTFEFVATKDGESVVVRVDNRTGLVFSDFTFENGDLVTVTGISGNFNGVIQLKPRGVADIVEYEEDSYEEPEVKYTVENRFLDAKGKELKKLESKSDVTVSTTIANHVRDTREFTVSVELVDKHGRVKHSSEEAYEVTGESEEVFNADVAIPANHTGQRYTLTVVVKDAEGTVVERSEIQ; encoded by the coding sequence ATGCGACATCATTCTAAAAGAGTTGTCATGATTCTATTAGCTTTCATATTAGTATTCTCTAATCTTTTGCCAGCTATGAACATTACAACTTATGCGGCAGAGAACCAATCAACGGCTATTACAGTGGAGCAAGCAATTGCCAATAATAGCGGAACGGCGAATGTAGAGGGGTATATTGTGGGGACGGTTGTGTCCACCAATAATTTTGATTTGGAAGCTCCATGGGCCCAAGCTACTAATCTAGCATTTGCAGACTCCCCGAATGAAACAGACATTAGAAAAATGCTACCAGTCCAACTACCTAATAATTCAATTAGGACAGCACTAAACCTTGTTGATAATCCGGGTAACTACCACGCAAAAATTCAAATTACTGGTTCACTTGAAGCGTATTTTTCAGTACCAGGTTTAAGAAGCCCAACCGCTTTCACCATCATCGACGGCGGCCAGGACCCTGTACCTCCAGCAGAACCGGAACTAATCACACTTGCTGAAGCGCGCACGAAAAATGTAGGACAAGAAGTCATCGTTCAAGGTGTTGTCACAGCAGACAATGCAGCAATTGGCGGTGGGAAGCTATCCACTTACATACAAGATGAAACAGCGGGGATCAATTTGTTTTCCAATAGTTTATCAGGTTTCCCTAACCTTGTAGAAGGGCAAAAAGTAGAAGTGAGAGGGAAAATCGCCCTTTATAACGGTCTGCTTGAAATCATGCCGAATTCCAATGGCATAGAAATTTTAGCAGAAAATGAAGCACTTCCAGAACCAACACCTATTACTATTGAAGACCTTCAATCTGCAACTGTGGCGGAACCTTTAGAGGGCCAGCTTGTAACAGTAACAGGTTATGTATCCAACAAGCCATCTTCTCCGGCTGGTGGCGGATATAATGTAACATTGACGGATAATGATTTTAACTCCACTACATTACGTGTGATGGAGGGTACGAATGCGATTGATGCATTGGAAGCAGGTAAGTGGTATGAGATTACTGCTATCCTTAGCCAATACAATACCTATCAAATTTTACCGAGAAAAGCGTCCGATATCGTATTGGCGTCAGAACAACCTGAACCACCAAGTGCAGCTGGGGAATATCCTGCGGTTGTAGAGCGTGTAACGGATGGCGATACGATACGTATCACATCTCCATTATTCGGTTCTCAAAGCGTTCGTTATGTAAATATCGATACGCCGGAAACCTATCATTCTATCAGAAACGACCTTGATCAGAATCAGATGGATCATGGAAAACGTGCCACAGAACACATGCAATCTTTATTAAAAGCCGGTGATGAAGTTATTTTAAAAATCGGCGATGAGCCTACTGACAATTACGGACGGATTTTGGCTCAAGTTTTACGTAAAGAAGACCGTTTGAACACTAACCTTGAAATGGCAAGAGAAGGTTTCGCAGTGACTTATTTCATCTGGCCGATAGGTCCGGAAGAGGAGTATAACGAATTCCAGGCTGCCGTGAAGGAAGCGAAGGATGCGGGGAAAGGAATCTGGAGCGAAGAGGATCCATTACTTGAGCTACCAACATTCTTCCGTGCACGCTATGAAAATAACCCATTAAACAAACCGGTTGGAAACTCTGATACAAAAGAATATGTACAGCCTACTGAATGGGAAAAGGTACCTGTTGAGAAGCGCATCTTCTTCTGGAATGAAGCGGAGGCACTGGCAGCTGGTTTCACACTCGCTGAAGATGGAGAAGAACCGAATCCAAATCCAGGCGAGCTAGTGTCCGTGCAACTTCTAGGAATGAATGATTTACACGGTAAAATTGATCAAACATATGATTTATCAAGAGACTATGGCATTGCAGCTGCAGGCCGCATGGATTATGTATCCGCTTATTTAAAAGACCGTAGAGAACAGAATCCAAATACTTTAATCGTCCATGCTGGTGACATGATCGGAGGAAGCTCCCCTGTTGCGGCATTGCTTCAAGATGAGCCGGTTGTTGAAATCATGAATGAAATCGGATTTGATATTGGTACTGTCGGAAACCATGAGTTTGACGAGGGTACAGAAGAATTCTTACGTATGGTAAATGGCGGAGACCATCCGGAAGGTAAAGGAACAGAAGGTTATCAAGGGATGAACTTCCCGAATGTTTGTGCCAACTGTGTTTGGAAAGACTCCGGTGAAACCTTCCTGCCTCCTTATGAAATTTTAGAGGTTGGCGGTGAACGAATCGGCTTTATCGGTGTAAACACAACAGCGACATTGAATATGGTAATCCCGGATGGCATCCAGGATATCACGTTTACGAATGAAGTACAGGCAGTCAATGAAGCGACTGATGAATTGAAAGAGCAAGGAATCAAAGCGATTGTGGTACTTTCCCATATGCCGGCATCCCAATCAGGGGAAACGGCTACTGGGGACGCGGCAAACCTTGCGAAGAATGTGGATGATGAAGTGGACGTTATTTTTGCAGCACATAACCACGAAATCGTAAATGCAATGGTGGACAACAAACTGATTGTCCAAGCATTGGATTATGGAAAAGCATTTTCTGCAGTAGACCTTGAAATCGATCCGGAAACAGGCGATATCGTAAACAAGGAAGCAGAAATTGTATTCGTTGATCAAAGCAAAATGGATCCAGATCCAGTTGTAACGGAAATTCTTGCAAACTATGAAAATCGCATTGCGCCTATTTTGAATGAAGTGGTCGGATTTGCGGAAGTAGCAATGGAAGGCGGATATGGCGTTCGCGGTGAGGTTGGCGATAATGCTCTTGGAAACCTTATTGCAGATGGCATGAAAGCAGAAATGGATGCGGACTTTGCCTTGATGAATGGCGGCGGAATCCGTGACAATCTAAATCAAGGGGACATCACTTGGGGCGAGTTGTTTAACATCCAGCCATTTAACAATGTGTTAATGAAGCTTGAGATTAAAGGTGCAGATCTGTATACAATCATGAATGCACAACTTCAGGCTCCATATGGACCAGACTACAGTATTGCTGGTTTCCACTATACGTGGGATGGTTCCACTTACAAAGTGGTAGATATCACTTTCCCTGACGGAACACCAATCGATAAGGAAGCAACATATACGGTTGTAACAAACAACTTTATGGCAACGTCCACAGGAAGCAAGTATCGTCCTATCGGAGAACTTGGCAAAAACCCTGTGACAGGACCGGAAGACTTAGAAGCAACAGTGAATTTTGTTCGCAGTTTTGACGGACCAATCAACTATGCAGCAGAAGGGCGCATCTCTGAAGTGGGCGAGCCTGGCGGCGACATCGGGACAGTGACGATCGCAGAAGCTAGAGAAGCTGCAAACGGCAGTGTGGTAACGATTGAGGGTGTGGTTACGACAATTTCTGGTGCATGGGGCCAAAAAGGATTCTATGTACAGGATGAAACAGCTGGAACGTACGTATTCCAAAACGCTGAGGATGTAGTTCCAGGTGATGTGGTAAAAGTGACAGGTACCGTCGGCTCTTATAATGGTGAGTTCCAGATCGGTTCTTTGACTGCATTTGAAAAGACTGGCACTGCTGATGTACCTGCAGCTCAAGTGGTGACGCCAGCAGAACTTGGCAGCTCGAACGAAGGGGAGCTAGTATCTGTTGAGGGTGTGGAAATTTCAGAGCTTAAGAGCGTTAATAATTTTGGTACTTTTGAATTTGTGGCAACGAAGGATGGAGAATCTGTAGTGGTCCGTGTGGATAACCGTACTGGCCTAGTATTCAGTGACTTCACCTTTGAAAATGGAGACCTGGTTACTGTGACAGGTATTTCCGGGAACTTTAATGGAGTGATTCAACTTAAGCCTCGTGGCGTAGCTGATATTGTGGAATACGAGGAAGACTCCTACGAAGAGCCGGAAGTGAAGTATACGGTTGAGAACAGATTCCTTGATGCAAAAGGAAAAGAGTTGAAGAAACTTGAAAGCAAGTCTGATGTAACAGTCAGCACTACGATTGCTAACCATGTTCGCGATACTCGTGAGTTCACGGTTTCTGTGGAGTTAGTGGACAAGCATGGCAGAGTGAAACATTCTTCTGAAGAAGCCTATGAAGTGACAGGAGAGAGTGAAGAAGTGTTTAATGCGGACGTTGCAATTCCTGCCAACCATACTGGTCAACGCTATACGCTGACGGTAGTGGTGAAAGATGCGGAAGGTACCGTAGTGGAGAGAAGTGAGATTCAATAG
- a CDS encoding iron-siderophore ABC transporter substrate-binding protein, producing MLKNKKFFTLFLLSLVTSLVLAACSGNTANNGGQEKDASGDGEAPSEETAYKVEHAMGTAEIEGTPERVVILTNEGTEALLSMGVKPVGAVQSWLGDTWYDHIKADMDGVEVVGTESAVNLEAIAALQPDLIIGNKLRQEDVYEQLNAIAPTVFAETLKGDWKENFQLYAKALNKEEEGKKVMDDFDARVVEMSEQLGEKKEQEVSIVRFTAGDVRIYHKDSFSGIILDQLGFARPESQNVDDFAEMNATKERIPAMDGDILFHFSYETGDGEATKIKDEWLEDPLFNNLEVAKAGNVHEVSDAVWNTAGGVLAANIMLDDIEDVFLGEE from the coding sequence ATGTTAAAGAACAAAAAGTTTTTCACATTATTTTTGCTTAGTTTAGTTACTTCCCTTGTGCTGGCAGCTTGCTCTGGCAACACTGCTAACAATGGTGGTCAAGAGAAAGATGCTTCTGGCGACGGAGAGGCACCTTCTGAGGAAACAGCTTATAAAGTGGAGCATGCAATGGGGACAGCTGAAATCGAAGGAACTCCTGAGCGTGTCGTCATTTTAACAAATGAAGGTACAGAAGCATTGCTTTCCATGGGTGTAAAACCTGTCGGAGCTGTTCAATCTTGGTTAGGTGACACTTGGTATGATCATATCAAAGCAGACATGGATGGCGTTGAAGTGGTTGGGACAGAAAGCGCGGTAAACCTTGAGGCGATTGCTGCACTACAGCCTGATTTGATTATCGGTAACAAACTTCGTCAAGAAGACGTGTATGAGCAACTGAATGCTATTGCACCAACTGTTTTTGCTGAAACGTTAAAGGGAGATTGGAAAGAAAACTTCCAGCTTTACGCTAAAGCATTGAACAAAGAAGAAGAAGGTAAAAAAGTGATGGATGACTTTGATGCACGTGTTGTTGAAATGAGCGAGCAGCTTGGTGAAAAGAAAGAGCAGGAAGTATCGATTGTTCGTTTCACTGCTGGAGATGTTCGTATCTATCATAAAGATTCCTTCTCTGGAATCATTCTAGATCAGCTTGGATTTGCACGTCCAGAATCTCAAAATGTTGACGACTTTGCTGAAATGAATGCAACAAAAGAAAGAATCCCTGCCATGGATGGCGACATCTTGTTCCACTTCTCTTATGAAACTGGTGATGGAGAAGCGACTAAAATTAAAGACGAATGGTTGGAGGATCCTCTATTTAACAACCTGGAAGTTGCAAAAGCAGGTAATGTGCATGAAGTAAGTGATGCTGTATGGAACACTGCTGGTGGCGTACTTGCAGCGAACATCATGTTGGATGATATTGAAGACGTGTTTTTAGGGGAAGAGTAA
- a CDS encoding spore coat protein, protein MNQQKIQNPETQVAKTPQMNERDFINDMLATEKYMTASYSTALNEASNQQIYTDLLAIFNETQNCQRELYNLMFQKGWYGLEPADQMKLQQEYQQFQGYTNQFPYGTNGMMQ, encoded by the coding sequence ATGAATCAGCAAAAAATACAGAATCCTGAAACACAGGTTGCCAAAACACCTCAAATGAATGAGCGTGACTTCATCAATGATATGCTGGCGACAGAGAAATACATGACCGCTTCCTATAGCACCGCACTTAATGAAGCAAGCAACCAGCAGATTTACACCGATTTGCTAGCGATCTTCAATGAAACGCAGAACTGTCAGCGTGAGCTATACAATTTGATGTTCCAAAAAGGCTGGTATGGACTAGAGCCTGCCGATCAGATGAAGTTACAGCAGGAATATCAGCAGTTCCAAGGCTACACGAACCAGTTTCCTTATGGCACTAATGGAATGATGCAATAA
- a CDS encoding YusU family protein, with protein MNEKLEQQLDGLLEKYTELLLGEANEEHKENVKAWVLYTYIAKSMPPLVKHWNEQYPDAKQDMMTLIKEIKELNDAHRAKSGK; from the coding sequence ATGAACGAAAAACTCGAACAGCAGTTGGATGGGTTATTGGAGAAATACACAGAACTTCTTTTAGGAGAAGCGAATGAGGAGCACAAAGAAAATGTGAAAGCATGGGTGCTCTATACATATATCGCAAAATCAATGCCACCACTTGTGAAGCATTGGAATGAGCAATATCCGGACGCCAAGCAGGACATGATGACATTAATCAAAGAAATCAAAGAACTGAATGATGCCCACCGTGCGAAAAGCGGTAAATGA
- a CDS encoding IucA/IucC family C-terminal-domain containing protein: MMSTLTQQEFRFLEESCRFVAGEAEVEDTISLHSLIHDGTEAYLLKVQDALGTDEMDVAASLLMKRLGFLAVNCLLSMSAFNKTLKVDPSTIWIDSYMENDVWLPKLRYTKVQAVEVTAFNTREEWRVQHFKELFHDVFAPLIQRMSKVAKVSRQTLWENIVLYIYWMYESILQNLELDTPYQEEDFKSLLEADPALFGMKRNPAATFYKPKTFVEQHQAEMRMRTTCCYYYKTNSEGARCSTCPLNCNV; this comes from the coding sequence ATGATGAGTACACTGACTCAACAGGAATTTCGTTTTCTGGAAGAGAGCTGCCGGTTTGTAGCAGGGGAGGCAGAAGTGGAAGATACCATCTCCCTTCATTCCCTTATCCATGATGGAACGGAAGCGTATTTGTTGAAGGTGCAGGATGCTTTGGGGACAGATGAAATGGACGTTGCAGCATCACTTCTCATGAAAAGGCTCGGCTTCCTTGCCGTTAATTGCCTGCTCTCGATGTCAGCATTCAATAAAACCCTGAAGGTAGACCCTTCTACTATCTGGATTGATTCTTATATGGAGAATGATGTTTGGCTTCCGAAGCTTCGTTATACGAAGGTCCAAGCGGTTGAGGTAACGGCATTTAATACTCGCGAGGAATGGAGAGTACAACATTTCAAAGAGCTATTCCACGATGTATTTGCCCCGCTCATTCAACGTATGTCCAAAGTGGCGAAGGTATCCCGCCAAACTTTATGGGAAAATATTGTGCTTTATATCTACTGGATGTACGAGTCCATCCTGCAAAACCTGGAGCTGGATACACCATACCAAGAGGAAGATTTTAAAAGCTTACTGGAGGCCGACCCGGCATTATTCGGAATGAAAAGAAATCCAGCCGCAACGTTTTACAAGCCAAAAACGTTTGTGGAACAGCACCAAGCAGAGATGAGAATGCGAACAACTTGCTGCTACTATTATAAAACCAATAGCGAGGGTGCACGTTGCTCGACCTGTCCATTGAATTGTAATGTGTGA